TCGGATGGACAGTGGGTTTGGCTGACATGGTTGTTCCTTCACTGGATGTGCGTCTTTTGTATCGGCAGCGGCCGATCACAATTGAGTTACGTTTGACCGTGAGAAACGGATGCAGGAATCTGGACGAAATTGCCGAAACTGATGATGTTCAGTGCGTTTTCGTGAGCGTTGTCACAGCTTGGCGAGCCGGGCGAGCGCGGCTTGTAGCGTGTCGTCGCGTTTGGCGAAGCAAAAGCGGATCACTCTCTGGTCGAAACCATTGCCGTAGAAAGCTGAGAGAGGAATCGCCGCCACGCCAATTTCCCGGGTGAGCCATTGGCAGAAGTCGGCCTCGGGGAGTTCGCGCTCAGCCACCGTCAACCCCTCGATCCCGACGCATTGGAAATAGGTGCCTTGCCCGGGCAGCAGCCGAAACCGCGTCGAGGCCAGGCCGTCGCGGAACAGGTCGCGCTTGCGCTGATAGAAGGCGGGCAGGTCGCGGTAAGGCGCCGGGTTGGTCAGGTACGCCGACAGTGCGTGTTGCATCGGTGTGTTGACGGTGAACACGTTGAACTGATGCACTTTGCGGAACTCGGACATCAAAAGGGCTGGCGCAATCACCGTGCCGACCTTCCAGCCTGTCACATGGTAGGTTTTGCCGAAGCTGCTGATGATGAAAGCGCGCGAGGCGAGACCGGGGAAGCGGGCGGCGCTTTGGTGTTGCTCGCCGTCGAAAACCATGTGTTCGTAGACTTCGTCGCTGATGAGCAGAATGTTGGTTGGCGCGAGCAGGTCTTGCAGGGCCAGCATGTCCGCCTCACTCCACACCTGGCCGCTGGGGTTGTGCGGGCTGTTGATGATGAGGGCGCGGGTGCGCGGCGTGATAGCCGCTTCGATGGCCGAAAAATCGGGTCGGAAGCTGCCCGGCGTGAGTGCGACGCGCACGACCACGCCGCCGACCAGCTCGATGTTGGGCACATAGCTGTCGTAACAAGGTTCCAGAACGATCACCTCGTCGCCGGGGTGAACCACCGCAAGGATGGCTGTGAGGATGGCCTGCGTGGCACCGGCGGTGACCGTGATCTCGGTCGCCGGATCGCAGCGATGGCCGTACAGCGCCAGCATCTTGTCTGCCATGGCCTGGCGCAAAGCCGGTACGCCAGGCATGGGCGGGTACTGGT
This region of Hydrogenophaga crassostreae genomic DNA includes:
- a CDS encoding pyridoxal phosphate-dependent aminotransferase, with amino-acid sequence MTALSPLTPPTVSRLPNVGTTIFSVMSALAAETGAVNLGQGFPDFECDPALVDAVTAAMKEGHNQYPPMPGVPALRQAMADKMLALYGHRCDPATEITVTAGATQAILTAILAVVHPGDEVIVLEPCYDSYVPNIELVGGVVVRVALTPGSFRPDFSAIEAAITPRTRALIINSPHNPSGQVWSEADMLALQDLLAPTNILLISDEVYEHMVFDGEQHQSAARFPGLASRAFIISSFGKTYHVTGWKVGTVIAPALLMSEFRKVHQFNVFTVNTPMQHALSAYLTNPAPYRDLPAFYQRKRDLFRDGLASTRFRLLPGQGTYFQCVGIEGLTVAERELPEADFCQWLTREIGVAAIPLSAFYGNGFDQRVIRFCFAKRDDTLQAALARLAKL